One Cygnus atratus isolate AKBS03 ecotype Queensland, Australia chromosome 6, CAtr_DNAZoo_HiC_assembly, whole genome shotgun sequence DNA segment encodes these proteins:
- the SEC22A gene encoding vesicle-trafficking protein SEC22a isoform X1: MSMILSASVVRVRDGLPLSASTDYDQSTGVQECRKYFKMLSKKLSQLPDRCTLKTGHYNINFISSLGVSYMMLCTENYPSVLAFCFLDELQKEFITTYNMMKTNTAVRPYCFIEFDNFIQRTKQRYNNTRSLSTKMNLADMQTEIKLRPPYQISLSELGSANGFAHLSAAEYKGTGKISAAPHQRLEPVTLPGIVSFVLSLLCGALNLIRGFHAIESLLQNEGEDFSYVIAFFLGTAACLYQCYLFVYYTGWRNAKSFLTFGLICLCNMYLYELRNLWQLFFHVTVGAFSTLQIRLRQPQGKSPDYNV, from the exons ATGTCTATGATTTTATCTGCCTCTGTGGTCCGTGTGAGGGATGGACTCCCACTGTCTGCATCTACTGATTACGATCAAAGCACAGGAGTGCAAGAATgtagaaagtattttaaaatgctctcAAAGAAACTTTCTCAGCTTCCTGATAGATGTACTTTGAAAACTGGGCACTATAATATAAA TTTTATCAGTTCTCTGGGAGTAAGTTACATGATGTTGTGCACTGAAAATTATCCCAGTGTCCTGGCTTTCTGCTTCCTGGATGAGCTTCAGAAAGAGTTCATCACTACCTACAACATGATGAAGACAAATACTGCTGTCAGACCGTACTGTTTTATAGAGTTTG ATAATTTCATTCAGAGGACCAAACAGAGATACAACAACACGCGTTCTTTGTCAACAAAGATGAATCTTGCTGACATGCAGACAGAAATCAAACTGAGGCCACCTTATCAAATTTCCCTGTCAGAACTTGGCTCAGCTAATGGGTTTGCACATCTATCTGCAGCAGAGTATAAGGGGACTGGTAAAATATCTGCAG CTCCTCATCAGCGTCTGGAACCTGTCACTCTGCCAGGGATCGTCTCATTTGTACTTAGTCTGTTATGTGGGGCTTTGAACTTAATTCGTGGCTTTCATGCCATAGAAAGTCTCCTGCAG AATGAAGGTGAAGATTTCAGCTAtgttattgcattttttcttggaACAGCGGCTTGTTTGTACCAG TGTTACCTGTTTGTGTATTACACGGGCTGGAGGAATGCCAAATCTTTCCTGACTTTTGGGCTAATTTGCCTGTGTAACATGTACCTGTATGAACTGCGCAACCTGTGGCAGCTCTTCTTTCATGTGACTGTGGGAGCATTTTCTACGTTACAAATTCGACTGCGACAACCACAGGGAAAGTCCCCTGATTACAATGTCTGA
- the SEC22A gene encoding vesicle-trafficking protein SEC22a isoform X2 has product MSMILSASVVRVRDGLPLSASTDYDQSTGVQECRKYFKMLSKKLSQLPDRCTLKTGHYNINFISSLGVSYMMLCTENYPSVLAFCFLDELQKEFITTYNMMKTNTAVRPYCFIEFDNFIQRTKQRYNNTRSLSTKMNLADMQTEIKLRPPYQISLSELGSANGFAHLSAAEYKGTGKISAAPHQRLEPVTLPGIVSFVLSLLCGALNLIRGFHAIESLLQCYLFVYYTGWRNAKSFLTFGLICLCNMYLYELRNLWQLFFHVTVGAFSTLQIRLRQPQGKSPDYNV; this is encoded by the exons ATGTCTATGATTTTATCTGCCTCTGTGGTCCGTGTGAGGGATGGACTCCCACTGTCTGCATCTACTGATTACGATCAAAGCACAGGAGTGCAAGAATgtagaaagtattttaaaatgctctcAAAGAAACTTTCTCAGCTTCCTGATAGATGTACTTTGAAAACTGGGCACTATAATATAAA TTTTATCAGTTCTCTGGGAGTAAGTTACATGATGTTGTGCACTGAAAATTATCCCAGTGTCCTGGCTTTCTGCTTCCTGGATGAGCTTCAGAAAGAGTTCATCACTACCTACAACATGATGAAGACAAATACTGCTGTCAGACCGTACTGTTTTATAGAGTTTG ATAATTTCATTCAGAGGACCAAACAGAGATACAACAACACGCGTTCTTTGTCAACAAAGATGAATCTTGCTGACATGCAGACAGAAATCAAACTGAGGCCACCTTATCAAATTTCCCTGTCAGAACTTGGCTCAGCTAATGGGTTTGCACATCTATCTGCAGCAGAGTATAAGGGGACTGGTAAAATATCTGCAG CTCCTCATCAGCGTCTGGAACCTGTCACTCTGCCAGGGATCGTCTCATTTGTACTTAGTCTGTTATGTGGGGCTTTGAACTTAATTCGTGGCTTTCATGCCATAGAAAGTCTCCTGCAG TGTTACCTGTTTGTGTATTACACGGGCTGGAGGAATGCCAAATCTTTCCTGACTTTTGGGCTAATTTGCCTGTGTAACATGTACCTGTATGAACTGCGCAACCTGTGGCAGCTCTTCTTTCATGTGACTGTGGGAGCATTTTCTACGTTACAAATTCGACTGCGACAACCACAGGGAAAGTCCCCTGATTACAATGTCTGA
- the SEC22A gene encoding vesicle-trafficking protein SEC22a isoform X3, with protein sequence MSMILSASVVRVRDGLPLSASTDYDQSTGVQECRKYFKMLSKKLSQLPDRCTLKTGHYNINFISSLGVSYMMLCTENYPSVLAFCFLDELQKEFITTYNMMKTNTAVRPYCFIEFDNFIQRTKQRYNNTRSLSTKMNLADMQTEIKLRPPYQISLSELGSANGFAHLSAAEYKGTGKISAAPHQRLEPVTLPGIVSFVLSLLCGALNLIRGFHAIESLLQVSFLRLMHHSLRLQVAKAVEGGCPTPSLGTLAAVIM encoded by the exons ATGTCTATGATTTTATCTGCCTCTGTGGTCCGTGTGAGGGATGGACTCCCACTGTCTGCATCTACTGATTACGATCAAAGCACAGGAGTGCAAGAATgtagaaagtattttaaaatgctctcAAAGAAACTTTCTCAGCTTCCTGATAGATGTACTTTGAAAACTGGGCACTATAATATAAA TTTTATCAGTTCTCTGGGAGTAAGTTACATGATGTTGTGCACTGAAAATTATCCCAGTGTCCTGGCTTTCTGCTTCCTGGATGAGCTTCAGAAAGAGTTCATCACTACCTACAACATGATGAAGACAAATACTGCTGTCAGACCGTACTGTTTTATAGAGTTTG ATAATTTCATTCAGAGGACCAAACAGAGATACAACAACACGCGTTCTTTGTCAACAAAGATGAATCTTGCTGACATGCAGACAGAAATCAAACTGAGGCCACCTTATCAAATTTCCCTGTCAGAACTTGGCTCAGCTAATGGGTTTGCACATCTATCTGCAGCAGAGTATAAGGGGACTGGTAAAATATCTGCAG CTCCTCATCAGCGTCTGGAACCTGTCACTCTGCCAGGGATCGTCTCATTTGTACTTAGTCTGTTATGTGGGGCTTTGAACTTAATTCGTGGCTTTCATGCCATAGAAAGTCTCCTGCAG GTATCCTTCTTGAGACTGATGCATCATTCGTTAAGGCTGCAAGTTGCAAAAGCAGTGGAAGGTGGGTGTCCGACTCCCTCCCTAGGTACCTTGGCAGCAGTGATTATGTGA